One genomic region from Vannielia litorea encodes:
- a CDS encoding iron-siderophore ABC transporter substrate-binding protein — protein MIRAALALSFLGLPLAAEACEGVAIDDPGIYEAPLCLPAAPQRVVVLDASFGLGIGLDVGLPIVGAPLDRMSDEALNARATEGGITSLGFVTEPSLETLVALQPDLIVGFVGSESMASGVYPMVSQLAPTLLYTSTDWRAFYGLMAGLTGKEAEIEAQLAELDARIEDIAARVPPTKVSVVRITSWDFQVYLDSPGGYAPFNVMRQAGVQRTEYETTDDPAEAMKRPDWEELAQLDGDVLLYIVGGTNDSDKDGRHEEVLANPLWQMLPAVAAGHVHRVDHGHWMQFSGLASAHGVLDDIERYVIGSE, from the coding sequence ATGATCCGCGCTGCCCTAGCACTTTCATTTCTTGGCCTGCCGCTGGCCGCCGAGGCCTGCGAGGGCGTGGCGATTGACGACCCGGGCATATATGAGGCTCCGCTCTGCCTGCCCGCCGCGCCGCAGCGGGTGGTGGTGCTCGATGCCAGTTTCGGCCTCGGGATCGGGCTCGACGTGGGTCTGCCAATCGTCGGTGCCCCGCTCGACCGGATGAGTGATGAGGCGCTCAACGCGCGCGCTACCGAGGGCGGGATCACCTCGCTCGGCTTTGTCACCGAGCCCAGCCTCGAGACGCTGGTGGCCCTGCAACCCGACCTGATCGTGGGCTTCGTCGGCTCCGAGTCGATGGCCAGCGGGGTCTACCCGATGGTCTCACAGCTCGCCCCGACACTACTCTATACCAGCACGGATTGGCGCGCCTTTTACGGCCTAATGGCAGGGCTGACCGGCAAGGAGGCCGAGATTGAGGCGCAGCTTGCGGAGCTGGATGCGCGGATCGAGGACATTGCCGCCCGCGTGCCGCCCACCAAGGTCTCCGTAGTGCGGATCACGTCTTGGGATTTCCAGGTCTATCTCGACAGTCCGGGGGGCTATGCGCCCTTCAACGTCATGCGGCAGGCCGGCGTGCAGCGGACGGAATACGAAACAACCGATGACCCCGCAGAGGCAATGAAGCGGCCAGACTGGGAAGAGCTTGCCCAACTGGATGGCGACGTCCTTCTCTACATCGTCGGCGGCACCAACGACAGCGACAAGGACGGCCGCCATGAGGAGGTGCTTGCGAATCCGCTTTGGCAGATGCTGCCTGCGGTGGCGGCCGGCCACGTGCACCGGGTGGATCACGGGCATTGGATGCAGTTTTCGGGCCTCGCCTCGGCCCATGGGGTGCTAGACGATATTGAACGCTACGTGATCGGGTCTGAATGA
- a CDS encoding FecCD family ABC transporter permease produces MRLALLCALVVLAFVAALALGDQPVPPGEVLGALFGAEGVPAPSRIIVTELRLPRAVTALLVGAALAIAGTIAQAVMRNALADPGIVGVNAGAALAAMVVIVQVGSLPETALPWLTFGGALAMAVLIYAFAWRQGTTGTRIILVGIGLSALAGAGASAISVFGEPAYVQRAMVWLAGSLQDSRWEKLPHLLGWSLPPALLAWAAARELDLIALGDDVARARGQPVNLARALAILACAMLSGAAVAAAGLVAFVGLAAPHIARALTGPRHARLIPAAALVGAALLLTADIAARRTAPPLQLPVGLVTALLGAPFFAFLLWKRRND; encoded by the coding sequence ATGAGATTGGCGCTGCTTTGTGCACTCGTCGTGCTCGCCTTCGTCGCCGCGCTGGCGCTGGGCGACCAGCCGGTGCCGCCGGGCGAGGTGCTTGGGGCGCTCTTTGGGGCCGAAGGTGTGCCCGCCCCTTCCCGCATCATCGTCACCGAGTTGCGCCTGCCCCGCGCCGTCACCGCCCTGCTCGTCGGCGCGGCACTGGCCATCGCGGGCACCATCGCGCAGGCGGTGATGCGCAACGCGCTGGCCGATCCGGGCATCGTGGGCGTCAACGCGGGCGCGGCGCTGGCGGCGATGGTGGTGATCGTGCAGGTCGGCAGCCTGCCTGAAACTGCACTGCCCTGGCTCACCTTCGGCGGGGCCCTCGCCATGGCCGTGCTGATCTACGCTTTCGCATGGCGGCAGGGCACCACCGGCACGCGGATCATCCTCGTGGGCATCGGCCTCTCGGCGCTAGCCGGCGCCGGGGCCAGCGCGATCTCTGTCTTCGGGGAACCGGCCTATGTGCAACGCGCCATGGTCTGGCTCGCGGGCTCGCTGCAGGACAGCCGCTGGGAGAAGCTGCCGCACCTCCTCGGCTGGTCCCTGCCGCCCGCTCTGCTCGCCTGGGCCGCCGCACGGGAGCTGGACCTGATCGCGCTGGGCGATGACGTGGCGCGAGCGCGCGGCCAGCCGGTCAACCTCGCCCGTGCCCTCGCCATCCTCGCCTGCGCCATGCTCTCCGGCGCCGCCGTGGCCGCCGCCGGGCTGGTCGCCTTCGTCGGCCTCGCCGCGCCCCACATCGCCCGCGCCCTCACCGGCCCGCGCCACGCCCGCCTGATCCCCGCCGCCGCTCTCGTTGGCGCGGCCCTGCTGCTCACCGCCGACATCGCCGCCCGCCGCACCGCCCCGCCGCTGCAACTGCCGGTTGGCCTCGTCACCGCGCTGCTCGGCGCGCCCTTCTTCGCCTTCCTCCTCTGGAAACGCCGCAATGACTGA
- a CDS encoding FecCD family ABC transporter permease translates to MTRTAAYSLGLVLLILLVALWSLATGAAGLSLAEAARALLAPGEGRADAILWQVRLPRVVAALTAGAALGAAGAIMQAVTGNPLAEPGLLGVNAGAAFVVVVALSAFGVTASGALIWCAFGGAGAAAVLVYAMASAGRGGATPIRLVLAGVIVATFLGALTTAILLIDSQTLDAVRFWTAGSLKGRQLAQMLPVLPYAAISLAAALVFARQFTTLSLGGDVARSIGQNPALWRAIAACCVVGLAGSAVSIAGPLGFVGLVVPHMVRLTLGGGYGRILPLSILGGAALTLLADTAPRALLSVDMPAGITLALIGAPFFISLARSHGAVRR, encoded by the coding sequence ATGACGCGCACCGCCGCCTATTCCCTTGGGCTGGTCCTGCTGATCCTTCTCGTCGCGCTCTGGTCGCTGGCCACCGGGGCCGCAGGGCTGTCGCTGGCAGAGGCCGCGCGGGCGCTGCTTGCGCCGGGCGAGGGGCGGGCCGATGCAATCCTTTGGCAGGTGCGGCTGCCGCGGGTGGTGGCAGCACTTACCGCCGGAGCGGCGCTGGGTGCGGCAGGGGCGATCATGCAGGCGGTCACCGGCAACCCGCTGGCCGAGCCGGGGTTGCTCGGGGTCAACGCGGGCGCGGCCTTCGTGGTGGTGGTGGCGCTTTCGGCCTTTGGCGTCACCGCAAGCGGCGCGCTGATCTGGTGCGCCTTCGGTGGCGCGGGTGCGGCGGCGGTGCTGGTTTATGCCATGGCCTCCGCCGGGCGCGGCGGGGCCACGCCAATCCGGCTGGTGCTGGCGGGGGTCATCGTGGCGACCTTCCTCGGCGCCCTTACAACCGCGATCCTGCTGATCGACAGCCAGACCCTCGATGCCGTGCGGTTCTGGACCGCTGGTAGCCTGAAGGGCCGCCAACTGGCGCAAATGCTCCCCGTCCTGCCCTATGCCGCGATCTCCCTCGCGGCGGCGCTCGTCTTCGCCCGCCAGTTCACCACCCTCAGCCTCGGCGGCGACGTGGCCCGCAGCATCGGGCAAAACCCAGCGCTCTGGCGGGCCATCGCCGCCTGTTGCGTTGTCGGGCTGGCAGGTTCTGCCGTGTCCATCGCCGGGCCGCTGGGATTTGTCGGCTTGGTGGTGCCCCACATGGTGCGGCTCACGCTGGGCGGCGGATATGGCCGCATCCTGCCGCTCTCGATCCTCGGCGGCGCGGCACTGACGCTGCTGGCAGACACCGCGCCCCGGGCGCTCCTCTCGGTCGACATGCCTGCAGGCATCACGCTCGCGCTCATCGGCGCCCCCTTCTTCATCTCGCTCGCCCGCAGCCACGGGGCGGTGCGCAGATGA
- a CDS encoding siderophore-interacting protein, whose protein sequence is MPEARTSLALPAEQARVAFSSVAEANGLDAIESATSLVIQARLGQIELRGEGAGTLLRIEAGSDGDLQIMRDHLSARLKSMGQTPAWQDAVAGKRPANLSVAQVVSAEQLSPSYIRVVIEGDDLARFNDGGLHFRLLFGPEGAALPATDEAGVTRWPGGIEAWHRPVYTTRKIVTDGEAARITFDVFVHEGGRVTEWARGASRGDSIAVTGPGGSKLIEGHRWMGLVGDETAVPVIARQLAAMPEDTRGKAVLFVPEEADVQTLAHPPGIELAWVLRSEGLTPIEAFEQLGAPRDGSFRFFAGERSEAVALRTRLTEAATPRESYQVAAYWTAPDA, encoded by the coding sequence ATGCCCGAAGCGCGCACCAGCCTCGCCCTGCCCGCCGAACAGGCGCGCGTGGCCTTCTCCAGCGTGGCCGAAGCCAATGGCCTCGACGCCATCGAAAGCGCGACCAGTCTCGTCATTCAGGCGCGGCTGGGCCAGATCGAACTGCGCGGCGAAGGGGCTGGCACCCTGCTGCGGATCGAGGCCGGGTCCGACGGCGATCTGCAGATCATGCGCGACCACTTGAGCGCGCGGCTCAAGAGCATGGGGCAGACGCCTGCGTGGCAGGATGCTGTGGCCGGAAAGCGCCCCGCCAACTTGAGCGTGGCGCAGGTCGTCTCCGCCGAGCAGCTCTCACCCTCGTACATCCGGGTGGTGATCGAAGGCGACGACCTCGCCCGCTTCAACGACGGCGGGCTGCACTTTCGCCTGCTTTTCGGCCCTGAGGGCGCCGCGCTGCCCGCCACCGACGAGGCCGGCGTCACCCGCTGGCCCGGCGGCATCGAGGCTTGGCACCGCCCGGTCTACACAACGCGAAAGATCGTGACAGATGGCGAGGCCGCGCGGATCACCTTTGATGTGTTTGTCCACGAGGGCGGCCGCGTGACCGAATGGGCCCGTGGCGCCAGCAGAGGCGACAGCATCGCCGTCACCGGCCCGGGCGGGAGCAAGCTGATCGAGGGGCATCGCTGGATGGGCCTCGTGGGAGATGAAACCGCCGTTCCGGTCATCGCCCGGCAACTCGCCGCCATGCCGGAGGACACGCGCGGCAAAGCCGTGCTTTTTGTGCCCGAGGAGGCCGACGTTCAAACTCTCGCCCACCCGCCCGGCATCGAGCTTGCATGGGTGCTGCGGAGCGAGGGCCTCACACCAATTGAGGCCTTCGAGCAGCTCGGAGCGCCGCGCGACGGGAGCTTTAGGTTCTTCGCCGGGGAGCGCAGCGAAGCCGTGGCCCTGCGCACCCGGCTGACAGAGGCTGCCACCCCGCGCGAGAGCTATCAGGTGGCCGCCTACTGGACGGCTCCAGACGCCTGA
- a CDS encoding ABC transporter ATP-binding protein, with protein MTDPRLAARTLRLAYGATPVIEGLDLAIEPGRFTALVGPNGCGKSTLLRALAGLHAPASGQVVLDGASIARRSTRALAREIGLLAQSASPAEGMTVEELVEQGRYPHRSVLGPWRARDQEAVEEALALTSLTDLRNSLVDRLSGGQRQRAWIAMVLAQQSTILLLDEPTTYLDLAHQVEVLGLMERLVKEYGATVVAVLHDLSQAARHADTMVALKAGRIIAAGPPSEVVTPEVLRTAFNVEATVLTDPDTGTPLCLPRRTVPE; from the coding sequence ATGACTGACCCCCGCCTCGCCGCCCGCACCCTCCGCCTCGCCTACGGCGCAACCCCCGTGATCGAGGGCCTCGACCTCGCCATCGAGCCGGGCCGTTTCACCGCGCTGGTGGGGCCGAACGGCTGCGGCAAGTCTACACTGCTGCGCGCGCTGGCCGGGCTGCACGCCCCCGCCTCCGGGCAGGTTGTGCTCGACGGTGCTTCCATCGCCCGTCGCTCCACCCGGGCACTCGCCCGCGAGATCGGGCTGCTGGCGCAAAGCGCGAGCCCGGCAGAAGGAATGACGGTGGAGGAGCTGGTGGAGCAGGGGCGCTACCCGCACCGCTCCGTGCTCGGGCCGTGGCGCGCGCGCGACCAGGAGGCGGTGGAGGAGGCGCTGGCGCTGACCTCGCTCACCGACCTGCGCAATTCGCTGGTCGACCGGCTCTCCGGCGGGCAGCGCCAGCGGGCCTGGATCGCCATGGTGCTGGCCCAGCAAAGCACTATCCTGCTGCTCGACGAGCCCACCACCTATCTCGACCTCGCCCATCAGGTCGAGGTGTTGGGCCTGATGGAACGGCTGGTGAAAGAATACGGCGCAACCGTGGTCGCCGTGCTGCACGACCTCAGCCAGGCCGCCCGCCATGCCGATACGATGGTCGCCCTGAAGGCCGGGCGGATCATCGCCGCCGGTCCGCCCAGCGAGGTCGTCACCCCCGAGGTGCTCCGCACCGCCTTCAACGTCGAGGCCACCGTGCTGACCGACCCCGACACCGGCACGCCGCTCTGCCTGCCGCGCCGCACCGTGCCCGAGTGA
- a CDS encoding TonB-dependent receptor, giving the protein MSTRKLAAALLGSSALISASDATAQQVIELEPIQIYGDRSTDDAQSTTASVSVVAEVDLSRTNLAQWRDIMDRVPNFGDGDLNESGFTIRGVNSEGLTPGGAGAPVASLYIDGVQQTVEGTRRGFRGTFDVEQVEVYRGPQSTLSGRNALAGAVYLRTKDPEFARSGKVQLTYGENNKQQIGVAFGDALSDTLAYRVSAEWSKKDSDISYPSLEGYDRSDDFKTDDYYTLRGKLLWRPSGATDVILSYSHSFDGPAYNNIIGPGWFGLGIEYDDMRGDDWGVLEPLSPGAITYQEIRETTVDNLGLEVKHAFSNALTFTAQTGLTHSVTGRHSINEGTPGEMYWVDGEFDQTILSQEFRLSYDDGGLRWVAGLYAAKERTEAFRDTWMFGSVTENENTIDVTNTALFGEVSYEFAPGWRVIAGGRLDHYSQKQEASSGGTAAPSTNYEATEFIPKLGLTWEIDSRQQLSLIYQQGYRPGGASYQISSGTLREYEAEQAHNIELNYRGTLMDDRLTVGASLFYQDWDNQQVEILETPGDSTSYYITNAGKSVSYGAELELAYAASDNLDLYGSVGLLHTEFKDFAINTTDYSGKPFPLAPETTITLGFNWRQGDVGWFGGAQATYVGERMSRIENGVSDPAMLDAYTVVDASLGYKWDNGMSLTGYATNLFDERFYQYEYVEGGQGASAWLGERREIGVRFDYTF; this is encoded by the coding sequence ATGTCCACTCGTAAACTCGCCGCCGCGCTGCTCGGCTCCTCCGCCCTCATCTCCGCCTCCGACGCCACGGCACAGCAGGTGATCGAGCTGGAACCGATCCAGATTTACGGCGACCGTTCCACCGATGACGCGCAGAGCACTACCGCCAGTGTTTCGGTGGTGGCTGAGGTCGACCTCAGCCGCACCAACCTCGCCCAGTGGCGCGATATCATGGACCGTGTGCCCAACTTCGGCGACGGCGACCTGAACGAGAGCGGTTTCACCATTCGCGGCGTCAACTCCGAGGGGCTGACGCCCGGCGGTGCGGGCGCGCCGGTGGCCTCGCTTTACATCGACGGCGTGCAGCAAACCGTCGAAGGCACCCGCCGCGGCTTTCGGGGCACCTTCGATGTGGAGCAGGTGGAGGTCTACCGCGGCCCGCAATCCACCCTCTCGGGCCGCAACGCGCTGGCCGGGGCTGTCTACCTGCGCACGAAAGACCCGGAATTCGCCCGCTCCGGCAAGGTGCAACTCACCTACGGCGAGAACAACAAGCAGCAGATCGGTGTCGCCTTTGGCGATGCGCTCTCCGACACGTTGGCCTACCGGGTCAGCGCCGAATGGTCGAAGAAGGACAGCGACATCAGCTACCCTTCGCTTGAGGGCTACGACCGCTCCGACGACTTCAAGACCGATGATTATTACACGCTCCGCGGCAAGCTCCTGTGGCGCCCCTCCGGCGCAACCGATGTGATCCTGAGCTACTCCCACAGCTTCGACGGACCGGCCTATAACAACATCATCGGCCCCGGCTGGTTTGGCCTCGGGATCGAGTATGACGACATGCGCGGCGATGACTGGGGCGTGCTTGAGCCGCTCTCGCCCGGCGCGATCACCTATCAGGAAATCCGCGAAACCACGGTCGACAACCTCGGCCTAGAAGTGAAGCACGCGTTCTCGAACGCGCTGACCTTCACCGCGCAAACCGGCCTCACCCATTCCGTCACCGGGCGCCACTCGATCAACGAGGGCACGCCGGGCGAGATGTATTGGGTCGATGGCGAGTTCGACCAGACGATCCTCAGCCAGGAGTTCCGCCTTAGTTACGATGACGGCGGTCTGCGCTGGGTGGCCGGGCTCTATGCCGCAAAGGAGCGCACCGAGGCCTTCCGCGACACGTGGATGTTCGGCTCCGTCACCGAGAACGAAAACACCATCGACGTGACCAACACCGCGCTCTTCGGCGAGGTCTCCTACGAGTTCGCTCCCGGCTGGCGGGTGATCGCAGGCGGGCGGCTCGACCACTACAGCCAGAAGCAGGAGGCCAGCTCCGGCGGCACGGCGGCGCCCTCCACCAACTACGAGGCCACCGAGTTCATCCCCAAGCTGGGGCTGACATGGGAGATCGACAGCCGCCAGCAGCTCTCGCTGATCTACCAGCAGGGCTACCGGCCCGGCGGCGCCTCCTACCAGATCAGCTCGGGCACCCTGCGCGAGTATGAGGCCGAGCAGGCGCACAACATCGAGCTGAACTATCGCGGAACGCTGATGGATGACCGCCTGACCGTGGGCGCCAGCCTGTTCTACCAGGATTGGGACAACCAGCAGGTCGAGATCCTCGAAACCCCGGGCGACAGCACCAGCTACTACATAACTAACGCCGGCAAGTCGGTGAGCTACGGCGCAGAACTGGAGCTGGCCTACGCCGCCTCCGACAACCTCGACCTATACGGCTCGGTCGGCCTATTGCACACCGAGTTCAAGGACTTCGCGATCAACACCACCGACTACTCGGGCAAGCCCTTCCCGCTCGCGCCAGAGACCACGATCACCCTCGGCTTCAACTGGCGGCAGGGCGATGTGGGCTGGTTCGGTGGCGCGCAGGCGACCTACGTGGGCGAGCGCATGAGCCGGATCGAGAACGGCGTGTCGGACCCGGCGATGCTCGATGCCTACACCGTGGTCGACGCCTCGCTGGGCTACAAATGGGACAACGGCATGAGCCTCACCGGCTACGCCACCAACCTCTTCGACGAGCGCTTCTACCAGTATGAATACGTCGAAGGCGGCCAAGGCGCCTCGGCCTGGCTTGGCGAGCGCCGGGAGATCGGCGTGCGCTTCGACTACACGTTCTGA